From a single Staphylococcus epidermidis genomic region:
- the rpsA gene encoding 30S ribosomal protein S1, whose product MTEEFNESMINDIKEGDKVTGEVQQVEDKQVVVHINGGKFNGIIPISQLSTHHIENPSEVVKVGDEVEAYVTKIEFDEENDTGAYILSKRQLETEKSYEYLQEKLDNDEVIEAEVTEVVKGGLVVDVGQRGFVPASLISTDFIEDFSVFDGQTIRIKVEELDPENNRVILSRKAVEQLENDAKKASILDSLNEGDVIDGKVARLTNFGAFIDIGGVDGLVHVSELSHEHVQTPEEVVSVGEAVKVKVKSVEKDSERISLSIKDTLPTPFENIKGKFHEDDVIEGTVVRLANFGAFVEIAPSVQGLVHISEIDHKHIGSPNEVLEPGQQVNVKILGIDEDNERISLSIKATLPKENVIESDASTTQSYLEDDNDEDKPTLGDVFGDKFKDLKF is encoded by the coding sequence ATGACTGAAGAATTCAATGAATCAATGATTAATGATATTAAAGAAGGTGACAAAGTCACTGGTGAAGTTCAACAAGTAGAGGATAAACAAGTTGTTGTGCATATTAATGGTGGCAAATTTAATGGAATTATTCCTATTAGCCAGCTTTCAACACATCATATCGAAAACCCTAGTGAAGTTGTAAAAGTCGGTGATGAAGTCGAAGCATATGTCACTAAAATCGAGTTCGACGAAGAAAATGATACTGGGGCATACATTTTATCAAAAAGACAACTTGAAACTGAAAAATCTTATGAATATTTACAAGAAAAACTAGATAACGATGAAGTGATTGAAGCTGAAGTTACTGAAGTAGTTAAAGGTGGTTTAGTCGTTGACGTTGGTCAAAGAGGGTTTGTACCTGCTTCTCTAATTTCAACTGATTTCATTGAAGATTTTTCTGTATTCGATGGTCAAACAATCCGTATTAAAGTGGAAGAACTTGATCCTGAAAACAATAGAGTCATTTTAAGCCGTAAAGCTGTGGAACAGTTAGAAAACGACGCTAAAAAAGCTTCAATATTAGATTCTTTAAATGAAGGCGATGTTATTGATGGTAAAGTTGCTCGATTAACTAACTTTGGTGCTTTCATTGATATTGGTGGCGTAGATGGTTTAGTTCACGTTTCTGAATTATCTCATGAACATGTTCAAACACCAGAAGAAGTTGTGTCAGTAGGTGAAGCAGTCAAAGTTAAAGTTAAATCTGTAGAAAAAGATTCTGAACGTATTTCTTTATCTATTAAAGACACTTTACCAACACCATTTGAAAACATTAAAGGGAAATTTCACGAAGATGATGTTATTGAAGGTACTGTAGTACGTTTGGCGAACTTTGGCGCATTCGTAGAAATTGCTCCATCCGTCCAAGGTTTAGTGCATATTTCTGAAATCGATCATAAACATATCGGTTCTCCTAACGAAGTATTAGAACCTGGACAACAAGTTAATGTAAAAATATTAGGTATCGATGAAGATAATGAAAGAATTTCATTATCAATCAAAGCAACGTTACCTAAAGAAAATGTCATTGAAAGTGACGCATCCACAACTCAATCATATCTTGAAGATGATAATGATGAAGATAAACCAACATTAGGCGATGTTTTTGGTGATAAATTTAAAGACCTTAAGTTTTAA